The following nucleotide sequence is from Streptomyces leeuwenhoekii.
CGCGGGGCGCCCCGGCGCCGGACGAGTACGGTGCCGGGGCCGTGCGGCGCGGCGCCGGCGAACGGCCATGCAGCGGGGCCGATCCGCGGCGGACCAGGACGGCCGCCCTCGCGGGCATCGTGGCGTGCGCGGTCGTGCTGCCCTTCGCCGTGGCGTCGGCGGGACCCGCGGGCGAGACCCTGCCGCCGGTGCGGGAGCCGGCCGCGGCGGCCGGTGACGGCGTCGACGGCAAGGCGCCCGGTACGCGCCCTCCGCGCACGGCACCGCTCGGGCTCGGCGCCTCCACCGCGGTGCGCTGCGGGCCCGAGCTCACCTCACCCGGCGGCCCGCCCGCCGGGGCACTTCAGGCGCAGACCTGTGTACTGGTCCAGGCGCGGGAGACCTGGGCGCGGGCCTACTACCGCAACACGACCGGCGGCCCGCTGCGGCTGGTGCTGAGTCTGCTGGGACCGGGCGGCCGTACTCTCCAGATGCGCTGCGCGGTGGGCGCGGCGGACGAGCCGGGGATGTGCGAGACACCTCGTCGGACCATGCGGGGCGAGCCGTCGGCGTACAGCGCCGTCGCCGAGTACGCCGCGCCGGCCGATGCGGCGGGCTCCGGTCCGCTGTTGCTGCGCGCCGGAAGCAACTCGCCCGACTGACAAGCGAGTTGGGGAGTGGGCGGTCGGGCCTGCCCGGCGCCGCACATGGAAAGACCCGGTTGCTGGCGACGGGGGATGCACCAGCAACCGGGCTACTGGAACGGTAACAAGAGATCGGCGGTTAGCAAATTCGATCTCTGTGTTTCCAGACACCGATCCGGTCACGGTCGTCCTCCCCGACCGGCGTGCGCCGTCGGGGAGTTGTGACCGGGGTCACGCGCCGAGGCCGTGGTGGCGTCCGGGCCGGCCGGCCGCCGGCCCGGGCCGCGCGGTGCGGGTCAGCTCAGCGTGACCTGCCGGTTGGTCAGGCCGCCACGGGCCCGGCGCTCGTCGGCGGTGAGCGGAACGTCCGAGGCCAGGGCCTCGGCGAGGCGTTCGGCGAACTCGGCCGCCGGCTTCTCCACGTCCTGCGCGCCGACCCCGCTGGGCAGGTCCCAGACCGGGACGGTGAGCCCGTGGGCGCGGAAGGAGCCGACCAGGCGCGTGCCCTCGCCGAGGCCGGACCGCCCGGCCGCCTGCAACCGCGCGAGAGCGTCCAGAAGCCGCTCCTCCGCGTGCGGCATCACCCACCGCAGATGGTTCTTCTCCGGCGTCTCGCACCAGTAGGCGGCGTCCACGCCCTGGAGCCTGACGGTGGGGATCGCGGCGGCGTTGGCCCGTTCCAGGGAGGCGGTCACCTCCGGCGTGGCGTTCTCCGGGTCCGGCACCCAGAACTCGAAGCCGGAGTGCACCACCGGTTCGAACGTGCCCTGCGGGTCGATCAGGTCCTGCAACCGCGGACCGTCCGCCGGGGCGCGGCGGCCCTGTACCGGGGTGCCCGGCTGCGCGGTCAGCGCGCGCTGGAGGGTGTCGGCGAGGTCGCGGCTGAGGTCGCCCGACGCGGTGTCGTTCTGCAGGCCGAGCAGGACCGAGCCGTCGTCGCGGCGCAGCGCGGGCCAGGCCATCGGCAGGACCGTGGCCAGCGTGACCGACGGGACGCCCT
It contains:
- a CDS encoding DUF5926 family protein yields the protein MAKKRPQTKAKRPQLSDTEVPVVGAREPCPCGSGRRYKACHGRAAAQAVTELVHRPFEGLPGECDWVALRELVPAATAELTLKDGLPEGVPSVTLATVLPMAWPALRRDDGSVLLGLQNDTASGDLSRDLADTLQRALTAQPGTPVQGRRAPADGPRLQDLIDPQGTFEPVVHSGFEFWVPDPENATPEVTASLERANAAAIPTVRLQGVDAAYWCETPEKNHLRWVMPHAEERLLDALARLQAAGRSGLGEGTRLVGSFRAHGLTVPVWDLPSGVGAQDVEKPAAEFAERLAEALASDVPLTADERRARGGLTNRQVTLS